The Pseudomonas sp. DG56-2 genome contains a region encoding:
- a CDS encoding DUF6555 family protein, with product MNNGKYFIIDYVQHGEPKSFIIRAEMMDSAEAWHWACCDAGVGRIGRFGREKVNKVSKPMAERYGITQVKWRQSS from the coding sequence ATGAACAACGGCAAATATTTCATCATCGACTATGTGCAGCACGGTGAGCCCAAGTCCTTCATCATCCGCGCCGAAATGATGGACAGCGCCGAAGCCTGGCATTGGGCTTGCTGCGATGCCGGGGTTGGTCGAATCGGTCGCTTCGGTCGTGAGAAAGTCAATAAAGTCAGCAAACCGATGGCAGAGCGCTATGGCATTACCCAAGTCAAATGGCGCCAGTCCAGCTGA